In Pseudomonas deceptionensis, a single window of DNA contains:
- a CDS encoding CaiB/BaiF CoA transferase family protein gives MGALSHLRVLDLSRVLAGPWAGQILADLGAEVIKVERPGNGDDTRAWGPPFLKDAYGESTGEAAYYLSANRNKQSVTIDFTKPEGQQLVRDLAAKSDILIENFKVGGLEAYGLDYASLKALNPDLIYCSITGFGQTGPYAKRAGYDFMVQGLGGLMSLTGRPEGDEGAGPVKVGVALTDILTGLYSTVAILAALAHRQHDGGGQHIDMALLDVQVACLANQAMNYLTTGVAPQRLGNAHPNIVPYQDFPTADGDFILTVGNDSQFRKFAEVAGRPELGGDPRFATNKLRVANRAELVPLIRQLTVFKTTAEWVAQLEAVGVPCGPINDLAQVFADPQVRARGLAMQLPHALAGLVPQVASPIRLSVTPVEYRNAPPLLGEHTQQVLEQVLGLKSGAVEALRRSGVL, from the coding sequence ATGGGTGCTTTATCGCATTTGCGGGTGTTGGATTTGTCTCGGGTACTGGCAGGGCCGTGGGCCGGGCAGATACTGGCGGACCTTGGAGCCGAGGTTATCAAGGTTGAGCGCCCGGGCAATGGTGATGATACTCGCGCGTGGGGGCCACCCTTTCTCAAGGATGCTTATGGTGAGAGTACGGGGGAGGCGGCCTATTACTTGTCTGCCAACCGTAACAAGCAGTCGGTAACTATCGATTTCACCAAGCCGGAAGGACAGCAGCTGGTTCGTGATCTGGCAGCCAAGTCCGACATTCTGATTGAGAACTTCAAGGTGGGTGGTCTGGAGGCTTATGGTCTGGACTATGCGTCGCTCAAGGCATTGAACCCGGATTTGATCTACTGCTCGATTACGGGGTTCGGTCAGACCGGTCCCTATGCCAAACGGGCGGGTTATGACTTTATGGTTCAGGGGCTAGGTGGCCTGATGAGCCTGACGGGAAGGCCCGAGGGTGATGAGGGGGCGGGGCCGGTAAAGGTAGGGGTTGCGCTGACCGACATCTTGACCGGGCTTTACTCGACCGTAGCGATTCTGGCCGCCCTGGCTCATCGTCAGCATGATGGTGGCGGGCAGCATATTGATATGGCGCTGCTGGACGTGCAGGTGGCTTGTCTGGCGAATCAGGCGATGAACTATTTAACTACGGGCGTTGCACCGCAGCGCCTGGGTAATGCTCATCCTAATATCGTTCCTTATCAGGATTTCCCCACGGCAGATGGCGACTTTATTCTCACGGTAGGGAACGACAGTCAGTTCCGTAAATTTGCTGAAGTGGCAGGTCGACCTGAGCTGGGTGGGGATCCGCGCTTTGCTACCAACAAGCTGCGTGTTGCTAATCGGGCGGAGCTGGTACCGCTTATCAGGCAGCTCACTGTGTTCAAGACTACAGCTGAGTGGGTGGCGCAGCTGGAAGCGGTTGGCGTGCCTTGTGGGCCGATCAATGATCTGGCTCAGGTGTTCGCTGATCCTCAGGTGCGTGCCCGCGGGTTGGCGATGCAGCTACCGCATGCGTTGGCGGGTCTTGTGCCGCAAGTGGCGAGCCCTATCCGGTTGTCCGTAACGCCAGTGGAGTACCGCAATGCACCTCCTTTGTTGGGTGAGCATACTCAGCAAGTGCTGGAGCAGGTGTTGGGGTTGAAGTCGGGAGCGGTAGAGGCTTTGCGCCGGTCTGGCGTGCTGTAG
- a CDS encoding acyl-CoA dehydrogenase, which produces MAGKASFNWIDPLLLDQQLTEEERMVRDSAEQFAQDKLAPRVLEAFRNEKTDPAIFREMGETGLLGAMIPEQYGGSGLNYVSYGLIAREVERVDSGYRSMMSVQSSLVMVPINEFGTEAQKQKYLPKLASGEWIGCFGLTEPNHGSDPGAMITRARSVDGGYSLTGSKMWITNSPIADVFVVWAKDDEGDIRGFVLEKGWKGLTTPAIHGKVGLRASITGEIVMDNVFVPQENIFPDVRGLKGPFTCLNSARYGISWGALGAAEFCWHTARQYTLDRHQFGRPLAATQLIQKKLADMQTEITLALQGCLRLGRMKDEGTAAVEITSIMKRNSCGKSLDIARMARDMLGGNGISDEFGVARHLVNLEVVNTYEGTHDVHALILGRAQTGLQAFY; this is translated from the coding sequence ATGGCGGGTAAAGCAAGCTTCAACTGGATTGATCCACTGTTGCTGGATCAGCAGCTCACCGAAGAAGAGCGCATGGTGCGTGACAGTGCCGAGCAGTTTGCTCAGGACAAGTTGGCGCCGCGTGTTCTTGAAGCTTTCCGTAATGAGAAGACCGATCCTGCGATCTTTCGCGAAATGGGTGAAACCGGTTTGCTGGGTGCAATGATCCCTGAGCAGTACGGTGGCAGCGGTCTCAACTACGTCAGCTACGGCCTGATCGCTCGTGAAGTGGAGCGGGTCGACTCGGGTTACCGCTCGATGATGAGCGTGCAGTCGTCTTTGGTGATGGTGCCGATCAATGAATTTGGTACCGAGGCCCAAAAACAGAAGTATCTGCCTAAGCTGGCGTCTGGCGAGTGGATTGGTTGCTTTGGTCTGACGGAGCCCAACCACGGCTCTGATCCTGGCGCGATGATTACCCGTGCTCGTTCGGTTGATGGCGGCTACAGCCTGACGGGCAGCAAGATGTGGATCACCAACAGCCCGATCGCCGATGTGTTTGTGGTGTGGGCGAAAGATGATGAAGGTGACATCCGTGGCTTTGTTCTGGAAAAAGGCTGGAAGGGTCTGACTACGCCTGCGATTCACGGCAAGGTTGGCTTGCGTGCGTCCATTACTGGCGAAATCGTGATGGATAACGTGTTTGTGCCGCAAGAGAACATCTTCCCGGATGTTCGTGGTCTGAAAGGTCCTTTTACCTGCCTGAATTCGGCTCGTTACGGCATCTCCTGGGGAGCGCTGGGTGCTGCTGAGTTCTGCTGGCACACGGCGCGTCAGTACACCCTGGATCGTCATCAGTTTGGTCGGCCTTTGGCTGCAACCCAGTTGATCCAGAAAAAGCTGGCCGATATGCAGACCGAGATTACGCTGGCCCTGCAGGGTTGCCTGCGTTTGGGTCGGATGAAGGATGAAGGGACTGCGGCTGTTGAGATTACGTCGATCATGAAGCGCAACTCATGCGGCAAGTCGTTGGATATTGCGCGTATGGCCCGCGACATGCTGGGTGGTAACGGTATCTCGGATGAATTCGGGGTTGCGCGCCATCTGGTCAACCTGGAGGTTGTGAACACCTATGAAGGCACACATGACGTTCATGCCTTGATCCTTGGTCGTGCGCAGACCGGCCTTCAGGCGTTCTATTAA
- a CDS encoding LysR family transcriptional regulator, translated as MRRKIPSTTALISFEAAARHESFTKAANELSLTQGAICRQIASLEEFLSVELFRRSKRGVKLTEAGLSYSRRIATQLDAVERDTLSVMGQQGANVIELAVVPTFGTQWLLPRLKDFQQQHPDVTVNLTNRTRPFLFADTDFDAAIYFGDADWSGTSSYRLMGENPVPVCSPALLGTLQQLSPQALAELPLLQQTTRPYAWRQWFNAQDMNVPRDMTGPRYELFSMLAQAAMHEMGVALIPPFLIQRELAEKRLVIANELTLLSTKAYYLMIPERKIESASLQAFRDWLIKQAESYSLI; from the coding sequence ATGCGCCGCAAGATCCCCAGCACAACAGCCCTGATCAGCTTCGAAGCGGCCGCACGCCATGAAAGCTTTACCAAGGCCGCTAACGAACTATCCCTCACTCAAGGGGCTATTTGCCGACAGATCGCCAGCCTGGAAGAATTCCTGAGCGTAGAACTCTTCCGACGCTCTAAACGCGGCGTAAAACTGACCGAAGCAGGCCTTTCCTACAGCCGGCGCATTGCAACCCAGCTGGATGCCGTAGAACGGGACACGCTGTCCGTCATGGGTCAACAGGGCGCCAACGTGATTGAGCTGGCCGTAGTACCCACTTTCGGGACGCAATGGCTATTACCTCGCCTCAAGGACTTTCAGCAGCAACACCCGGACGTCACGGTAAACCTGACAAACCGCACACGGCCTTTTCTGTTTGCCGATACTGACTTTGATGCGGCCATCTATTTCGGTGATGCCGACTGGTCTGGCACATCGTCCTACCGCCTGATGGGCGAAAACCCTGTGCCGGTGTGCAGCCCTGCATTGCTAGGCACACTCCAGCAGCTGAGCCCTCAGGCCCTCGCCGAACTCCCACTGCTGCAACAAACCACCCGCCCCTATGCCTGGCGCCAGTGGTTTAACGCCCAGGACATGAACGTACCACGGGATATGACCGGGCCACGCTATGAACTGTTTTCGATGCTGGCCCAAGCTGCCATGCACGAGATGGGCGTCGCCCTGATCCCGCCCTTTCTGATTCAGCGCGAACTGGCCGAAAAACGCTTGGTGATTGCCAATGAACTCACCCTGCTGAGTACCAAGGCTTACTACCTGATGATCCCCGAACGCAAAATCGAGTCAGCCTCACTGCAGGCCTTTCGAGACTGGCTGATCAAGCAGGCCGAGAGCTACAGCCTGATTTAA
- a CDS encoding Re/Si-specific NAD(P)(+) transhydrogenase subunit alpha, producing the protein MHIGVPLETQTGETRVAATPETIKKLIGQGHKVTVQSGAGINASVIDSAYEAAGATIGNATDAFGAELILKVVAPSDSELALIKTGTVLIGMLNPFSNETIAKLAEHGITAFSLEAAPRTSRAQSLDVLSSQANIAGYKAVLVAAHHYPRFMPMLMTAAGTVKAARVLILGAGVAGLQAIATAKRLGAVIEASDVRPAVKEQIESLGAKFVDVPYETDEERECAVGVGGYARPMPTSWMQRQALAVHERAKQADIVITTALIPGRKAPVLLSAETVAQMKPGSVVIDLAAAQGGNCPLTVADQVVVEHGVTIVGHTNLAAMVAADASALYARNLLDFLKLVFTPEGQFQINLEDDIVAACLMCRDGQVVRKNG; encoded by the coding sequence GTGCACATTGGTGTTCCTCTCGAAACCCAAACGGGTGAAACGCGGGTTGCTGCAACCCCGGAAACCATCAAGAAGCTGATCGGCCAAGGCCATAAAGTGACTGTTCAAAGCGGCGCCGGCATTAATGCCAGTGTTATTGACAGTGCTTATGAAGCCGCCGGTGCGACTATTGGCAACGCCACAGATGCTTTCGGCGCAGAGCTGATTCTCAAGGTTGTCGCCCCAAGCGACAGCGAACTGGCCCTGATTAAAACCGGAACCGTGCTGATTGGCATGCTCAACCCGTTCAGCAATGAAACCATTGCCAAACTGGCCGAGCACGGGATCACCGCCTTCTCTCTCGAAGCCGCCCCCCGAACCTCTCGTGCGCAAAGTCTTGATGTGCTGTCATCCCAAGCCAACATTGCCGGCTATAAAGCCGTCTTGGTCGCCGCTCATCACTATCCGCGCTTCATGCCGATGCTGATGACCGCCGCCGGGACTGTAAAAGCCGCTCGCGTGTTGATTCTGGGTGCAGGTGTTGCTGGCTTGCAGGCGATTGCTACCGCCAAGCGCCTGGGCGCCGTGATCGAGGCTTCCGATGTACGACCTGCCGTTAAAGAGCAGATCGAATCCCTGGGCGCCAAGTTTGTCGACGTGCCTTACGAAACCGACGAAGAACGCGAATGCGCAGTCGGCGTAGGGGGTTATGCCCGCCCGATGCCCACCAGCTGGATGCAGCGCCAGGCGCTGGCTGTTCACGAGCGCGCCAAACAGGCTGACATCGTGATCACCACTGCCCTGATCCCGGGCCGCAAGGCGCCTGTGCTGTTGAGCGCCGAAACCGTGGCGCAGATGAAGCCCGGCTCTGTGGTCATCGATCTGGCCGCGGCCCAAGGGGGCAACTGCCCGCTGACCGTCGCCGATCAAGTGGTGGTTGAACACGGCGTGACCATCGTCGGCCACACCAACCTGGCAGCCATGGTTGCCGCCGACGCTTCGGCGCTCTATGCCCGCAACCTGCTGGATTTCCTCAAGCTGGTCTTCACACCCGAAGGGCAGTTCCAGATCAACCTTGAAGACGACATCGTCGCCGCATGCCTGATGTGCCGCGACGGTCAAGTCGTGCGCAAAAACGGCTGA
- a CDS encoding NAD(P) transhydrogenase subunit alpha, with protein sequence MEELISPGIYNLIIFVLAIYVGYHVVWNVTPALHTPLMAVTNAISAIVIVGAMLAAALTVTPLGKTMGTLAVALAAVNVFGGFLVTRRMLEMFKKKAPKAKEEVRKP encoded by the coding sequence ATGGAAGAGCTCATCTCCCCCGGTATCTACAACCTGATCATCTTCGTGCTGGCCATTTATGTGGGCTATCACGTGGTCTGGAACGTAACGCCTGCGCTGCACACCCCCCTGATGGCCGTTACCAACGCCATTTCGGCGATCGTGATTGTGGGCGCCATGCTCGCCGCCGCACTGACTGTTACCCCACTGGGTAAAACCATGGGCACCCTGGCGGTCGCGCTGGCTGCTGTAAACGTATTCGGTGGATTTTTGGTCACCCGGCGCATGCTGGAAATGTTCAAGAAGAAAGCACCTAAAGCCAAAGAAGAGGTGCGCAAGCCATGA
- a CDS encoding NAD(P)(+) transhydrogenase (Re/Si-specific) subunit beta, with protein sequence MSMNLVTVLYLVASICFIQALKGLSHPTTSRRGNLFGMLGMGLAIITTVGLIYKLGAEIATAGIGYVIVGLLVGGTAGSIMAKRVEMTKMPELVAFMHSMIGLAAVFIAIAAVVEPQSLGIVKHLGDAIPAGNRLELFLGAAIGAITFSGSVIAFGKLSGKYKFRLFQGAPVQFSGQHKLNLVLGLATLGLGITFMLTGNLNAFALMLALAFVLGVLIIIPIGGADMPVVVSMLNSYSGWAAAGIGFSLNNSMLIIAGSLVGSSGAILSYIMCKAMNRSFFNVILGGFGGAVDTAGPAGAKEARPVKSGSADDATFLLMNADTVIIVPGYGLAVARAQHALKELTEKLTHRGVTVKYAIHPVAGRMPGHMNVLLAEAEVPYDQVFEMEDINSEFGQADVVLVLGANDVVNPAAKNDPKSPIAGMPILEAYKAKTVIVNKRSMASGYAGLDNELFYLDKTMMVFGDAKKVIEDMVKAVE encoded by the coding sequence ATGAGCATGAACCTGGTCACTGTTCTGTATCTGGTTGCATCGATCTGCTTCATTCAGGCCCTCAAAGGCCTGTCGCACCCCACCACCTCGCGGCGCGGCAACCTGTTCGGCATGCTCGGTATGGGCCTGGCGATCATTACCACGGTCGGTCTGATCTACAAGCTGGGCGCTGAGATTGCCACCGCCGGTATCGGCTATGTGATTGTCGGCCTGTTGGTCGGCGGCACCGCTGGCTCGATCATGGCCAAACGCGTCGAAATGACCAAAATGCCTGAGCTGGTCGCTTTCATGCACAGCATGATCGGCCTCGCTGCAGTTTTCATTGCCATCGCAGCCGTGGTTGAGCCGCAATCGCTGGGCATCGTCAAACACCTGGGCGACGCTATCCCGGCGGGCAACCGTCTGGAGCTTTTCCTGGGCGCAGCCATTGGCGCAATCACCTTCTCAGGTTCGGTGATCGCTTTCGGCAAGCTGTCGGGCAAATACAAGTTCCGCCTGTTTCAGGGTGCACCGGTACAGTTCAGCGGCCAACACAAGCTGAACCTGGTGCTTGGCCTGGCCACGCTGGGTCTGGGCATCACCTTTATGCTGACCGGCAACCTCAACGCGTTCGCACTGATGCTGGCTCTGGCGTTCGTACTGGGCGTGCTGATCATCATCCCGATTGGCGGCGCAGACATGCCGGTCGTGGTGTCGATGCTTAATAGCTACTCGGGTTGGGCAGCGGCCGGTATCGGCTTCTCGCTGAACAACTCGATGCTGATCATTGCCGGTTCGCTGGTAGGCTCTTCGGGTGCGATCCTGTCGTACATCATGTGCAAGGCGATGAACCGTTCGTTCTTCAACGTGATCCTCGGCGGCTTTGGTGGCGCAGTAGACACCGCAGGTCCGGCTGGCGCCAAGGAAGCACGCCCGGTGAAGTCCGGCTCTGCCGATGACGCCACCTTCCTGCTGATGAACGCCGACACTGTGATCATCGTTCCGGGTTACGGCCTGGCGGTAGCACGGGCGCAACACGCGCTCAAAGAACTGACCGAAAAGCTGACCCACCGTGGCGTGACCGTGAAGTATGCGATCCACCCGGTTGCCGGCCGGATGCCGGGCCACATGAACGTATTGCTGGCCGAGGCCGAAGTGCCTTACGACCAGGTGTTCGAAATGGAAGACATCAACTCCGAGTTTGGCCAGGCGGATGTGGTGCTGGTATTGGGCGCCAACGACGTGGTTAACCCGGCCGCCAAGAACGATCCTAAATCGCCGATTGCAGGCATGCCGATCCTCGAAGCTTATAAAGCCAAAACCGTCATCGTTAACAAGCGCTCAATGGCCAGTGGTTATGCCGGTCTGGATAACGAATTGTTTTATCTGGATAAAACCATGATGGTCTTCGGTGACGCCAAAAAAGTTATTGAAGATATGGTTAAAGCGGTCGAGTAA
- a CDS encoding acetyl-CoA hydrolase/transferase family protein translates to MYRERIRLNSLHDKVMSAEEAAALIQDGMTVGMSGFTRAGEAKAVPQALAERAKKSPLKITLMTGASLGNDLDKQLTEAGVLARRMPFQVDSTLRKAINAGEVMFIDQHLSETVEQLRNNQLKLPDIAVIEAVAITEQGHIVPTTSVGNSASFAIFAKQVIVEINMAHNPNLEGLHDIYIPTYRPTRTPIPLVKVDDRIGSTAIPIPAEKIVAIVITNKPDSPSTVSEPDSETDGIAFHLINFLKQEVEAGRMTNKLGPLQAGIGNIANAVMCGLIDSPFEDLTMYSEVLQDSTFDLIDAGKMTFASGSSITLSERRNADVFGNLERYKDKLVLRPQEISNHPEVVRRLGIIGINTALEFDIYGNVNSTHVCGTRMMNGIGGSGDFARNAHLAIFVTKSIAKAGAISSVVPMVSHVDHTEHDVDILVTEQGLADLRGLAPRERARVIIDNCVHPDFREALNDYFTKACAIGGHTPHILREALSWHINLEETGKMLP, encoded by the coding sequence ATGTACCGTGAACGTATTCGCCTGAACTCCCTGCACGATAAGGTCATGAGCGCCGAAGAAGCCGCCGCCCTTATCCAAGACGGCATGACCGTCGGCATGAGCGGTTTTACCCGTGCCGGTGAAGCCAAAGCCGTCCCCCAGGCCCTGGCCGAGCGGGCTAAAAAGTCGCCACTGAAAATCACCCTGATGACCGGCGCAAGCCTGGGCAACGACCTTGATAAGCAATTGACCGAAGCCGGTGTACTGGCGCGCCGCATGCCATTCCAGGTAGACAGCACCCTGCGCAAGGCAATCAACGCTGGCGAAGTGATGTTTATCGACCAGCATTTGTCCGAAACCGTTGAGCAGTTGCGCAACAATCAGCTCAAGCTGCCGGACATCGCGGTTATCGAAGCCGTTGCCATTACCGAGCAAGGCCATATCGTTCCAACGACCTCTGTGGGTAACTCCGCCAGCTTCGCGATTTTCGCCAAACAGGTGATCGTCGAGATCAACATGGCGCATAACCCGAACCTGGAAGGTCTGCACGACATCTATATCCCGACCTACCGCCCGACCCGCACACCGATCCCGCTGGTGAAAGTCGACGACCGTATCGGCAGCACCGCAATCCCGATCCCGGCGGAAAAAATCGTCGCCATCGTGATCACCAACAAGCCGGACTCACCGTCCACCGTGTCCGAGCCTGACAGCGAAACCGACGGTATCGCCTTTCACCTGATCAACTTCCTCAAGCAGGAAGTCGAAGCAGGCCGCATGACCAACAAGCTCGGCCCGCTGCAAGCCGGTATCGGCAACATCGCCAACGCGGTGATGTGCGGCCTGATCGATTCGCCGTTCGAAGACCTGACCATGTACTCCGAAGTACTGCAGGACTCGACCTTCGACCTGATCGACGCTGGCAAGATGACCTTTGCGTCGGGCAGCTCGATCACGCTGTCGGAACGTCGCAACGCGGACGTGTTCGGCAACCTCGAGCGCTACAAGGACAAACTGGTACTGCGCCCGCAAGAGATCTCCAACCACCCCGAAGTGGTTCGCCGCCTGGGCATCATCGGCATCAACACGGCCCTGGAGTTCGACATCTACGGCAACGTCAACTCCACCCACGTCTGCGGCACGCGGATGATGAACGGCATCGGCGGCTCGGGCGACTTCGCCCGCAACGCACACTTGGCCATCTTCGTGACCAAGTCCATTGCCAAGGCCGGGGCGATCTCCAGCGTGGTGCCAATGGTCAGCCACGTCGACCACACCGAGCACGACGTCGACATCCTGGTCACCGAGCAAGGCCTTGCAGACCTGCGCGGTCTGGCCCCACGTGAGCGTGCACGCGTGATCATCGACAACTGTGTCCACCCGGACTTCCGTGAAGCCCTGAATGACTACTTCACCAAGGCCTGCGCGATTGGCGGCCACACGCCACACATCCTGCGTGAAGCCCTGAGCTGGCATATCAACCTGGAAGAAACCGGGAAGATGCTGCCGTAA
- a CDS encoding DUF1127 domain-containing protein translates to MERTLSSELFSESNTVNNQASMPLRVFANLMLWQRRISSRHQLARLDSRLLADAGISEAQRYEELSKPFWR, encoded by the coding sequence ATGGAACGTACACTCAGTTCCGAACTGTTCAGCGAAAGCAACACTGTAAACAACCAGGCTTCCATGCCTTTGCGCGTATTTGCCAACCTGATGTTGTGGCAGCGCCGTATCTCCAGCCGCCATCAACTGGCTCGCCTGGACTCGCGTCTTCTGGCTGATGCCGGGATTAGCGAAGCACAGCGTTACGAAGAGCTGAGCAAGCCGTTCTGGCGCTAA
- a CDS encoding DUF2388 domain-containing protein, translating into MSTLRLLSAAALLAVAASANATSFIVTTDGIVGTLKATSDLTSDATGSFRDNKIVRAARDDAASFVASEGTIRGVKLESAFEAIRQHAPLLQATDAQLAQAILTI; encoded by the coding sequence ATGTCCACACTTCGCCTACTTAGCGCGGCGGCTCTGCTGGCCGTTGCAGCAAGCGCCAACGCCACAAGCTTCATCGTTACTACCGATGGCATCGTGGGCACCCTCAAAGCGACGTCCGACCTGACATCTGATGCCACCGGCTCGTTCCGTGACAACAAGATCGTACGTGCTGCCCGTGACGACGCTGCCAGCTTCGTGGCCAGCGAAGGCACTATCCGTGGCGTGAAACTCGAAAGCGCCTTTGAGGCCATCCGTCAGCACGCACCTCTGTTGCAAGCCACTGACGCCCAACTGGCCCAGGCCATCCTGACGATCTGA
- a CDS encoding DUF2388 domain-containing protein, with protein sequence MRFSLFALLALCWTQSANAFDLTTQNLVLSGYVTSKVTSAPFDRKLIRAAQDDAAVFIASDGQIRGAQLESALRYLRQHPPTFSASDLELAQAILVQ encoded by the coding sequence ATGCGTTTTTCCTTATTTGCTCTGCTCGCTCTCTGCTGGACTCAATCAGCCAACGCCTTCGACCTGACCACCCAGAATCTGGTGCTCAGTGGTTACGTCACCAGTAAAGTGACGTCCGCGCCTTTTGATCGCAAACTAATACGTGCCGCCCAGGATGACGCCGCCGTCTTTATTGCCAGTGATGGCCAAATACGGGGGGCCCAGCTGGAATCTGCCCTGCGTTATCTGCGCCAGCACCCGCCAACATTCAGTGCCAGCGACCTTGAACTGGCACAGGCAATTCTCGTCCAATAA
- a CDS encoding DUF2388 domain-containing protein, with product MRSPLIVATLGLLLLADVAQAQTVVQTSNIIVRAFGRTIDFTSDTTTSIRDSKVVREAHDDAATFVASQGDIRGVQLESAFSTLRDRVPEARNASDQVLAEAILAL from the coding sequence ATGCGTAGCCCTTTAATCGTCGCCACCCTCGGCCTTTTGCTGCTCGCCGATGTGGCGCAGGCACAGACTGTCGTGCAGACCAGTAACATCATCGTGCGCGCGTTTGGCCGCACCATCGACTTCACGTCTGACACCACGACCTCCATCCGCGACTCTAAAGTGGTGCGCGAAGCCCACGACGACGCAGCCACCTTCGTTGCCAGCCAGGGCGACATTCGCGGTGTGCAATTGGAGTCGGCCTTCAGCACCCTGCGCGACCGCGTGCCTGAAGCCCGCAACGCCAGCGACCAGGTTCTCGCTGAAGCCATCCTCGCACTGTGA